GCACCCAGAATCCTCACCCATTGTCCTCCACCTATCCACCCTTGAAGGGCTAATCTCTACACCATGTCCATGTTACGGTTATCTGAAAGCTGTCAGTCCTCTCGGAGGTAGGCCTCCgggatctcctcctcctcctccccctcctgggCTGCCAGAGGCTGGGCTGCAGGCTCCATCCTGGGGCTGTCCTCTGCCCTGGACTCCCTCAGGCCCTCCTCGGCCTCCAGAGCCACCTGCCTCATGCGCTCCACCTGCGACTGGGCCAGGTCCAGGTTACTGCGGGCCGTCACCGAGGCCTGGTCTGCTCCTGAGGGAGTAGATGACCGTGATGACCTTTTTTTAGGctgacatttctttttttccatttcaccCACCTTTTGATGCAGATGGGATTGCTGGCGGTCTGAATCCCTACAAAAAACGTctttctgtgtattttttttttacgaatGTTAATATCCATAAATATGTAGTCACAGAGACCTGGTCAGCTCCCAATAGAGTGGAATATGATGGCATTCATAGTTTATATTAAGTTAGTAatattgtaaaaaataaattCATTAAAATATGTTGTTGTATATCATATACAttcaatgtactgtaatgtgttcCTCCAAAAGAACAAGACAAATGCAATGACTGTATGGACTTTTACTATTATATATTACGTAAATTCATATGTTATTTTGGGGATTTTAACATAGCTGGAGGGTTTGCAGAAATGTCACAAGATAAACAACATGGACATAAAAAGAGCCTGCATCATTACCCACCTGCGTTGTATGCAGCTTCAGCTGCCAGCTCTGACAGGTTGATGGCCGTCATCCAATTGGACTCGAACCGCTTGCACTGCTCTCTGCGGGTTACCACCTTATTACAGACAAGATAGATTTTAGATCGCAACGGCTTCTCATCCTGGCAATCTCAGATGTCCGTACAGAGGTCCTCCTCATGCATGACTGAAGTGGccctgaacaaggcacctaaccccacactgctcttgGGACTGTAAACAACCCCCACGACCTAAATAACTTAATAAGAACACTTAATATGTCTGCTATGTAATGCAATTGTGTGCTACACTGTTTTAAGCGGAAGGGGTGGCCTACCTCCTCTCGCTGTTGAATCATAACTTGCCACACAGCATCCTCGTCTGCAGTGCTGAGTCTACTGGCTGAGGCTTCGTAGCGTGTGTGGAGCGACACTAGAATTCGAATGGCCTGGAGGGCAacacaagtgagtgagtgagcacgccttctaaggtgctgtttccacgtagcaggatatttttttagcagggtatttttttttctcctgttgaggtgtaaacgcaacatgtggataaaaataaatcctccattgtaacaaatgcgtttcagccccctaaacaggatatttttttctcctgctttttatacctggattttaaatatctgctacgtggaaacggaaggtcaaaaccaatgcaaaaccaatgcaaccaggagaaaaaaatatccacatataaaaatatccagctacgtggaaacagcaccttagagaaGCCTAATAGACACCATACTTTAGAGACCAAAACACTTCTTACAAGATTTCATAGTGATATTTGGTAGGGCATTTTTAACATTGTGAAAACAGGTAGACTGTTTCACTACTCTTCAACACTGGTTGTCTACATAGAAGTTAGAACGACATGTAATTATCTGGTGAAACCAAATGGGCTCCGTACCTTCGCGTAAAGTGTGAGAGAATCTAGGAGCGCTAGTGTGGTTTGGGAAAGGTAAGTGTTGGCACTGTCTGTAACCAGAGACGATGCTCTCTTGATTAGGGCTTCATGCGAAAAGTCAGCCTGCAAATAAATACAAGTATACAAACAGACACATCCAAAAGTTAGGCATAGTTGCTTTTATTTAGCGTAGGCTATCAACAAAGGTCATAAACTTCAGCACAATCTACCTGCGCAACGGGGACAGCACAAAGGGCACCTGCCACACCAAACGAAATCCAGTTTCTTTTATGGATAGGAGCGAGTTTTATTCGTCGGGCCAGTGAAACACTAGCCAGACCACGACCATAGGAACACCAGGTGGAAGCACATCTATAACATGAAGCACCATGAATACAAAAATTAATAATTGCACAATAAACGCTTTAGTTCCGGGTGACATTCGCATCATGACAACTGTCATTCAGAAAGCAAACTGTAGCCTTGATTAACAAAAAACATATGATGCCGATCAACATAACATCTATTGTAAGATGGGCAAACACTTAAACAGATAGTTTTTCCCCCGTCTTTTTCAATGACAGACATTTTGTACAACCTTACCTCAAACTAGCGAACAGAAGCTTCCTGAACGTCGCCATGTTAATTGTTTTTGTTATTTCCTCTGTCTACAAGTTGCTATCAGCTGAAGCAATGGAGAGATATTACTGCCCCCTTTCGGGCTGAAGACAAAATAATAGGCAATGGTTGGCAAAGCTAAAGCCTACTAATTTAATGCCCATGCATGGGTGGACTAATCACAACTAATTAGTCATCAGAGCAATATCATAAAaacttttctctctttcatgACCAGCTACATTATTTGAAAACATGCAATATGTGCAACATGTGGCTCTGAGTGAGACATGCTATTGATgattattactgtaggcctatcacattTTGAtggaataggcctataggcccatTAAATAgcttattagtggtgtcaacaatgatcgattcggcgatccaatccaatgcggggcatggacgatccaattcaatgcggcaagttccagaatcgatgcagcatttatttttaagtttcaattacttccgtggatatttcgagagcaaatgaatgttaaatcaaataaaagcacttcaaagcattgcaagactgatacagactgatccagactgatacagaaaacagccaataaattgttgttcagtatctgactacttgtattgcctcatcatgactgatgaaacatttgctttgctttcagtagaaatgtaatgcatcgcaatgcattgtagaattgaatcggattggatcgaatcgcatagaatcaaatcgaatcggatcgctacctccccaatcgtgatcgaatcggatcgtgagggcagtgtcaATCCACACCACTATAGCCTGTAGGCCTTTTGTtacatgatgatggtgatgaggaggaggacattgAGGATGATTAAATGGCAATCAAGCTGTTTGGGAAACCTTAAGTAAAAAGAAATATAGCGATAACAAATACAACTGTGACAGATGATGTATTTGTTTGTCAATAGTGTCTTTGGTACATTGGAAAGTGTTTAATGGGATCAACTTATAACCTCACATGGACGCCTCTCTCACACAGATACccacgcaaacactcacacaaacacgcatgcacgcacgcacgcacgcacacacacacacatgcacgcgcacactcatgcacccacgcaagcaagcatgcaggcacacgcacatgctctctctctctctctctctctctctctctctctctctctctctctctctctctctctctctctctctctctctctctctctctctctctcaaacacacacatgcacacacacacacacacacacatacacacacacacacacacacacacacacacacacacacacacacacacacacacacacacacacacacacacacacacacacacacacacacacacacacactcacatagcttCAACAGAACGAGATGAGCGAGTTTTGCTCAGAGCGTCTGtgattaaagcacacacacacttgaacgcacacgcacaaacacacacaggtcattaGACACACAGGTCAGACATTTCACATCTGAGACTGAAGAAGACTAATCTCCAAAACAACCATGGAACTCTTGGAAATAACGTACGTACATCatttctttaacacacacacacacacacacacacacacacacacacacacacgcgcacactcacacacacacacacacacacacacacacacacacacacacacacacacacacacacacacacacacacacacacacacacacacacacacacacaccattactgtTGTACTCTGTGTAGCACCTCAATTGTGAATCACACCTGTGTAATGTGTTCACCTGTGATAGCATACGCTAGCATCTGTGTACCACATTCACCCATATAGCCTACAGTGCCTATAAAATGGGATGTGTGTAGACTTATTATAGGCGCTGTACCAGGCATGTACGAAATTCCGaactgaatgaatttgaattcaaagtaatgccataatacgaacactagtggtggtgtcattaccttgaatttctttgaatttaagctacaccacccattgagagtaaatagaacaccaccacctagtgttcatattatggcatttctttgaattcaaattcattcaattggGAATTTCGTAAAAGCCTGCGCTGTACATCCTATAAACCTACTGACAGAATTATCATTAAGTATTCAAGACCAATACAGGGCGCAGACCAACAAGAAAAAGACTCCACGGTAaaagcctgagtgtgtgtgtgtgggtgtgggtgtgtacaggTGTGCTGGTCTGGattgtgcaaaaaaacaaaacaacttttTTTGCATGCAACTATACCACACCACGATCAAAAATTGATGAGGCTCACcattgatagacctttttaatatttattttcttcaaattgctactattactatgtcagaacgctataaaggactttttaggaaaagcacaaaagcacaacaattacctcttaatgtatgttctctacaagtcttctgttgtccagtcttgcactttaaatgtctgtatgagcactgtctatgtccatactgtcttaagtccatgtataagtactgtctatgtctatactgtctatgtccttacctagattagtctatgtctgtatgggaaagcaagaaatgtaatttcaaattatttgtatgaccagtgcatgtaaagaaattgacaataaacctacttgacttgacttgacatattcaGAAAGTACTGCACTGAAAAACGGAAACAAATATCATTTGTTTCCACCATTTCAACCATTTTCTTTTGGACTTGaatctaaaatatgatgaagaatGTATTGTTATTGGTTTGAtttcaaattatttatttttattagggGGCGAGGGTAATTTTCATTAATTAGTCAACCCCAggatctgcacgtgtgtgtgtgtgtgtgtgtgtgtgtgtgtgtgtgtgtgtgtgtgtgtgtgtgtgtgtgtgtgtgtgtgtgtgtgtgtgtgtgtgtgtgtgtgtgtgtgtgtgtgtgtgtgtgtgtgttttacccctTATTGTTGCCGAGTCACTGAGATGTGTAAAGGGTTGATCTTAGCATATTTTTCATCTGAAAtgtgatgcatgcacacacacactcacacaaacacacacacacacacacacacacacacacacacacacacacacacacacacacacacacacacacacacacacacacacacacacacacacacagccaggagtGTAGTTCAGGGGGGTGAACGAGGGGGTGACTGGGGGTGACCACAGGGCCCTacgtagggggcccacacacagtccaatttatgtatatatggctgggggggggggtccattggagctgattgtacatagggcccacaatctgctgctacgcccctgcacaggAGAGTAAAGGGTAGTGTCATTTAtctgatgtgtgtgaatgtgatacAGCCAGTTTATGCAGGAAGAGCAAGGAAACATTTAtctttaaaaacaacaaaacaagcacacaaatctctctgtctctgtcccagtctctctctctctctctctctctctctctctctctctctctctctctctctctctctctctctctctctctaaaaagagACAAATAAGGTACACATTGTACAATAGTATGGCTCCATGTACATTTGTTTTTGTACCTTAAAGCAATGTTGCCCAATCAGGACCACTAGGGGTATGTGAGCTCGTATGTGGAAATATGTTATAATAACAAATGTAAGAAGCAGTCACAATGAGAAgagatatcaagtcaagtcaagttggtttttattgtcaatttctttacatgcactggtcatacaaataatttgaaattacgtttcttgctttcccatgcagacatagactaatctaggtaaggacatagacagtatagacatagacagtactcatacatggacataagacagtatggacatagacagtgctcatacagacatttaaagtgcaagactggacaacagaagacttgtagagaacatacattaagaggaggtatttgttgtgctgttTCTAAAAgttctttatagcgttctgacatagtaagtATGCATGAGTAAGGGGTACTCAAAAGGCATATGGGTGTATGCAAGACGACAAAGGTTGGCAAAGACTACCTTAACCCATCGGGTTCAATTCCTGTTACCATTCCTTGTGTTCGGGTCGGTTTTGACCCGTGTCTCAAGTCAGCTCTAACAGACAacaaaaaacaattctgtatcTCCGAATGTACTTCTCATCTCTTGGTGCaggcttcattttatatgaaaaCATTTGCTGTAATATGTTTGATATAGCCCTGGGATACTTGTATATCAGCACACCCCAGATTATCCCATTGGCAcagagtctctgttataacctttACCAACATAATGGCCATGTCTTGATCTTGTTACTTAATACTcacggtaatgtcatagcaatgttgttatgatgtagctgagtgttttcagcagtgagtgaataggcctgttgaTGGGCTCATCTGTAGTAAGAACCCTGCTAGTCcacattaatacatacaatgcatacTCATTTTTCAGTAAGAGCTTCTCCTGTAAAATCTTCTTCTCATATTTGATTGGTAATTGGACATATATGCTGTGCTATGCATAGTATTACTATTAATTCATATgaataatttgttttatttttgcatgTATCACATTTGCATTACCCTCATTAGCAGATGAGGTGACTCACTCTAATCTTGCAGAAAAGTTATAACTCATGTTTTGTCAAAATGATGTCATAGATATGGCAAATTGCACTTCAGTGTGTCATAACATTGCAGCAAGCAGGAAGTCCTCAACAACAGTATAtatcattaccaaatttgcaAAGCACGATATACATAAGACACATAAGCaacaagaaataaaaagaatgaatgaaattggggtgaaatgtgcattggtatAGATCAAGCCATCTCATTATAAATGTtatgatgtcatcaaattagcacaTTAAAGATAATTAATGAAGCTGATATTAGATTAGgtaaagttatgctaatgtaatggaataactatacggAAAGTAGTATGTGATAAGGAAGGtacacttagatcagtgatttttggtcagacatccctgtcagaaaactgttgccatggcaatgacaaaattataaacataatcttttggcaTCAAATTGTAGCCAGCAAAATATTAGGAAAAGTCACCCAGTTTTGTTATAGCGTCAGCCGGAATTATACATCATCAAAGTTGTATACGTGCACTTTTAACCCTTTTGCAGATCAATCTTTTTAAATTAACTTCATATTTTATTTAATATGATATTTGGATCATAATAACTCAATTTCAACAACTGCCTTTGTGCTTCGTATGGCAGCATATTAGTTGAGGACTTATCCGTACCTGTGATAAGTCTCTGGTCTGACACCAAGTGGCAACCTTCCAGTCATTGCAATGAAGTCATGAGTTTTTTTTCCGTTACGGATGAGGCTGGCTACAAAAGCAGAATATCAGGCTTTCGGAAGTTCGGAAATGCCATAGACTCCAATGTTGACCAgacaaggctttctattgtgtaGCCTAGACATAGCCAAGAGAACATTTTACAAACTATTACAAGTAGGAAGTGTTGGCATGATTGACAGTAACAACCTGTTCCTCCAGACCTGGTACATTAATTGCACCCCCATTTGCCACACACAAGTGtagacaagcatgcacacacgcacgcagggccggcccaagcctttaaggggccctaagcaaaatttcagcTGGGGTCcgcccataccaccacctactccgCATCAGATGCTTCACGAACTTCATTTAGCCctacttgcacaagtgaggggtaggagctaaggacgtaggtaggctgtctgtagattgtgtacacgcacatgcactgcactccttggagcaaaatttctcaaacagaaagccattcatcccGAAGGAATATCTCGATTCAAAACAATTACTTTTCATGATATTCAGCGTTAATTGCTATTTAAGTGGTCCACGAGAAATGACTTTGCACCGTCATTGAagcacgcacgtcgcacgcacacacacacatatacacacacacatttttgatgTTGATGACGAcgacaataatgatgatgatgatgatgatgatgatgatgacaacgacAATATATCAGTGcatttcgtgtgtgtttgtgtgtgtgggtgtgtgtgcgcgtgtgtgtgttctatagAACGGAGGCAACCAGTCCTACTCTTCCCTCTCCTACACTCACCTActtgtccatgaagagtgacgaCTCCCCCGGTGACATCATTAAGCCTTCATTTACAGAATTCAAAGAAGACTCCACATCACTTCAGCCgtaagtctttctctctctctctctctctctctctctctctctctctctctctctctctctctctctctctctctctctctctctgtgcgtgtgagcatgcgtgcacacatgctaGAAAGATCTACAGTCTaatgacacagtgtgtgtgtgtctatgtctatgtctatgtttcTCTTGTCTCTTTATGTTTCTCTTTCAAGAGAACGTGCAAGAGAGTGTTAATGcccaataaaaaaaaactgtattGTGTGCAAGGGTCGGGTCGACACCAAGTCATGAGGCCTGGAGTACAGAGGAAACAACTGGGGGAGGGATATTGAGATGGAGCTCAAGGTGGTGATTACCCTGGTTTAGTTTGGCCAACGGTAGCTGTAAATCTCAACAGTAGAAGGGCTTCATCTCTTTAACTAAACAAATGTCACTTTGCCAGCCTTTGAAGCATACCGCTACCCTCATGTGTCAGGTCTGTGTGTattttggtgtgcgtgcgtgcgtgcgtgcgtgcgtgcgtgcgtgcgtgcgtgcgtgcgtgcgtgcgtgcgtgcgtgcgtgcgtgcgtgcgtgcgtgcgtgcgtgcgtgcgtgcgtgtgccagaTTGGTGAACTGTAAGCTAACAGAGAAGAACTTTTCCAATCGGGCCTCTGTCctgacctgagtgtgtgtgtgtgtgtgtgtgtgtgtgtgtgtgtgtgtgtgtgtgtgtgtgtgtgcgtgtgtgtgtgtgtgtgtgtgtgtgtgtgtgtgtgtgtgtgtgtgtgtgtgtgtgtgtgtgtgtaatcaggtCAAGAGAGGAGAGGCCAGTGTTTCTGAGGTCCATGAAGAGTGACGACTCCACCGGTGAAACCATGACATTTAAAGTAGACTCAGCTTCATTTCAATCGTAAGATTATGTTTATTTCTACATTGACGTCCATgtgatgtctatgtgtgtgacagATACCAACTAGCACAGTTGGGCAGTAGAactttagtaaacctccctcctggaATCTTATTCACATGCAATAgcgactgaatgtgtgtgtgtgtgtgtgtgtgtgtgtgtgtgtgtgtgtgtgtgtgtgtgtgtgtgtgtgtgtgtgtgtgtgtgtctaccccccccccccccccctctctctctctcctctctcgctgtctctctctctctgtctctctctctctctctctctctctctctctctctctctctctctctctctgtctctgtctctctcactgtctctctttcaccaGGTCAGAGGAAGAGAGGCCAGCCTCTCCGGTGCCCAGCTGTGTATCCATGAAGAGTGAGCGGTCCATGTGGCACCCGATCATGTTCAGAGCTGACCCACCACATCGTACTGCAGAGTgagctctcagtctctctctctctctctctctctctctctctctctctctctctctctctctctctctccctctctctctctgcatgtgtgtgcttagagagaTCTACAATCGGATGatacattgtgtttgtgtttctagagAGATACTGCCATCTGATGAGAGGCTTGCTGACATATCAGAGGAAATGTGCTACATCCATGAATACAGCAGGTAAGAGAAACCTATTTTTAAAAGTGGacatataattgtgtgtgtgtgtgtgtgtgtgtgtgtgtgtgtgtgtgtgtgtgtgtgtgtgtgtgtgtgtgtgtgtgtgtgtgtgtgtgtgtgtgtgtgtgtgtgtgtgtgtgtgtgtgtgtgtgtgtgtgtgtgtgtgtgtgcatgcatgtgtgtgtgtgcgtgtgtgtgtgtgtgtgtgtgtccatgcatgcatgtgtgtatacgtgtgtgtatatgtgtgtgtgtgtgtgtgtgtgtgtgtgtgtgtttgtgtgcatgcgtgcgtgcgtgcgtgcgcatgtgtgtgtacacatgcacaataTAGTTACGTGTACAATATAGTTATATTTATagttatatttacagtattttctTTACTCTCAGACAGCAACCCGGTCAAGTTCAGGAGGAAATGCAACACCTCCACAAATCAATTCTGCAGAAAAAGTTCC
This window of the Engraulis encrasicolus isolate BLACKSEA-1 chromosome 7, IST_EnEncr_1.0, whole genome shotgun sequence genome carries:
- the diablob gene encoding diablo, IAP-binding mitochondrial protein b encodes the protein MATFRKLLFASLRCASTWCSYGRGLASVSLARRIKLAPIHKRNWISFGVAGALCAVPVAQADFSHEALIKRASSLVTDSANTYLSQTTLALLDSLTLYAKAIRILVSLHTRYEASASRLSTADEDAVWQVMIQQREEVVTRREQCKRFESNWMTAINLSELAAEAAYNAGADQASVTARSNLDLAQSQVERMRQVALEAEEGLRESRAEDSPRMEPAAQPLAAQEGEEEEEIPEAYLRED